Proteins encoded in a region of the Ancylobacter sp. SL191 genome:
- a CDS encoding NAD-dependent epimerase/dehydratase family protein → MRVLVLGGCGFIGSHVVDAMLAANLSVRVLDRGPEKFRAPLEGVDYVFADFRDVNRLYESLVDVDVVVHLISATVPGTAALDPQADVRDNLLPAIAVLEAMLKLSVRKIVYASSGGTVYGVPEVVPTPETHPLRPVNSYGIVKVAIESYVEMYARAHGMSATIIRPSNPYGPRQGHTGVQGVVTTFMNRVLNDEPIHVWGDGSVVRDYVYVEDLATLCVAAVVAGQGGTFNAGSGVGVSINEVVAGLRKVTGRELRVSYQPGRSIDVPRSILDIQAAKMQLGWEPHVSFYEGLERLWRWIRQNNAPLSHPR, encoded by the coding sequence TTGAGAGTTCTCGTTCTCGGTGGCTGCGGTTTCATCGGCTCCCATGTTGTCGATGCCATGCTTGCGGCGAACCTGAGCGTTCGCGTCCTGGATCGAGGGCCGGAGAAGTTCCGCGCGCCCCTCGAGGGCGTCGATTATGTGTTTGCGGACTTTCGGGACGTGAATCGTCTCTACGAGTCGCTGGTCGACGTTGATGTCGTCGTTCACTTGATTAGCGCCACTGTTCCCGGTACCGCAGCGCTCGATCCTCAGGCGGATGTCCGCGACAATCTGCTGCCGGCGATTGCCGTTCTGGAGGCGATGCTCAAGCTTTCGGTGCGAAAGATCGTTTACGCCTCATCGGGCGGCACCGTTTATGGTGTGCCGGAGGTTGTTCCGACGCCGGAAACGCACCCGCTACGGCCGGTCAACTCCTATGGAATCGTCAAGGTCGCCATAGAGAGCTATGTAGAGATGTATGCGCGCGCCCATGGCATGTCGGCGACGATCATCCGTCCCTCCAATCCCTATGGGCCGCGGCAGGGGCACACGGGCGTCCAGGGCGTCGTCACCACATTCATGAACCGCGTCCTGAATGATGAGCCCATCCACGTATGGGGCGATGGAAGCGTTGTGCGCGACTATGTCTATGTCGAGGACTTGGCGACGCTCTGCGTCGCTGCCGTCGTCGCGGGCCAAGGCGGCACGTTCAATGCGGGAAGCGGTGTCGGCGTCTCCATCAATGAGGTGGTTGCCGGCCTTCGTAAGGTCACCGGCCGCGAGTTGCGCGTGAGCTACCAGCCCGGTCGCTCAATTGATGTGCCTCGGTCCATTCTCGACATTCAGGCCGCTAAGATGCAACTCGGCTGGGAACCACACGTGTCGTTCTATGAAGGGCTTGAGCGGCTGTGGCGGTGGATCCGCCAGAACAATGCCCCTCTCTCGCACCCGCGTTGA
- a CDS encoding rhamnan synthesis F family protein: protein MVLLHEASRTGAPILGWNIIRGLVGRYQVICVPFGGGEIEGDLRRAATFTTAALLWLRRKPQSADAIAHALVANYRPLYVIANSVETHCLVPYFARSGIPVVALFHEFAAYTRPLSKLEDVFGWADELVFSSQMTIESAATYYQGLELRAGVHLIPQGRSEIPIPKAGSPAERRPPEPLRPKGREEAFVVLGAGSVHLRKGVELFVATAAAARRLRPDIPFLFIWIGDGFDPQRELGYSIYLDEQIKRSDLGDSLIMRPPVDDLDALYPQADLFLLSSRLDPQPNVAIDAMTFGVPVLCFEGAAGTAEILASDPTTSQLVMPHLDAHAAAGAICRLASESSELVQLKMSVQRLAQATFDMPTYIERLDALGRAAAERRNTRDVELIAAANALDPSFVLAPGEEAASRAVLAQTAMIRWRLWGGSTVELAHANRSRPYRRACAGFHPGIYALAHEDACLVDGRDPLAHWIENGQPAGAWSRRVYSPLPAARDDAGRAVGLRAALHGHFHYPELVDDLLARLSANQSRPHLILTCETEAKAEQLRSALAAYQGTSQVRVVPNRGRDIGPLLPVLADVISGGEYDVIGHVHGKRSHSTDAQMGERWRDFLFENLVGGRFAMVDTAIAAFAEDASLGLLMAEDPHVVGWNANLDLAQTLARRMGIDQPLPMQFDFPLGTMFWARPAALKPLLDLRLTVDDYPEEPAPDDGTLLHAIERLIPFAARQAGLSVAGLRVANTTW, encoded by the coding sequence ATGGTTCTGCTGCACGAAGCCTCACGAACAGGCGCTCCGATCCTCGGCTGGAACATCATTCGCGGCCTCGTCGGCCGTTATCAGGTGATTTGCGTGCCGTTTGGCGGGGGCGAGATCGAGGGCGACTTGCGCAGGGCCGCGACCTTCACGACCGCCGCTCTCCTCTGGTTGCGGCGCAAGCCGCAAAGTGCGGACGCGATTGCCCACGCTCTCGTGGCGAATTACCGCCCGCTCTATGTCATCGCGAACAGCGTCGAGACCCATTGCCTCGTGCCGTATTTCGCGCGGTCCGGCATTCCCGTGGTGGCGCTGTTCCACGAATTTGCCGCCTATACGCGTCCGCTCTCCAAGCTTGAGGATGTGTTCGGGTGGGCTGATGAGCTCGTGTTTTCCTCGCAGATGACCATTGAATCGGCCGCGACCTACTACCAGGGGCTCGAATTGCGCGCGGGCGTCCACCTCATTCCGCAAGGACGATCGGAGATTCCGATTCCGAAAGCGGGTAGCCCCGCGGAACGGCGTCCGCCGGAGCCCTTGCGACCGAAAGGGCGCGAGGAGGCGTTTGTCGTGCTCGGCGCAGGTTCGGTTCACCTGCGAAAGGGCGTGGAGCTTTTCGTCGCGACCGCTGCTGCTGCGCGCCGCCTGCGGCCCGATATCCCCTTTCTGTTCATCTGGATCGGCGACGGGTTCGACCCGCAGCGGGAACTCGGCTACTCGATCTATCTCGACGAGCAGATCAAGCGATCCGACCTCGGCGACAGCCTCATCATGCGCCCTCCGGTCGATGACCTCGACGCTCTCTACCCGCAGGCCGATCTGTTCCTGCTCAGTTCGCGCCTGGACCCCCAGCCGAACGTCGCCATTGATGCGATGACCTTTGGCGTGCCGGTCTTGTGCTTTGAGGGCGCTGCCGGCACGGCGGAAATCCTTGCCTCCGATCCCACCACAAGCCAGCTGGTAATGCCCCACCTTGATGCGCACGCTGCGGCGGGGGCCATCTGTCGGCTGGCCAGCGAAAGCAGTGAGCTGGTCCAGCTGAAGATGTCGGTGCAGCGCCTCGCCCAGGCAACATTCGATATGCCGACCTATATCGAGCGTCTCGACGCGTTGGGACGCGCCGCGGCGGAACGCCGTAACACACGCGATGTAGAATTGATCGCGGCGGCGAATGCGCTCGATCCGTCCTTTGTCCTTGCGCCCGGTGAAGAGGCAGCCAGCCGCGCCGTACTGGCCCAGACAGCGATGATCCGCTGGCGGCTGTGGGGTGGATCGACCGTGGAACTCGCACATGCCAACCGGTCGCGACCCTACCGGCGTGCCTGTGCCGGCTTCCATCCGGGGATCTATGCACTCGCGCACGAGGACGCGTGTCTCGTCGACGGGCGCGATCCTCTGGCGCACTGGATTGAGAACGGGCAGCCCGCCGGTGCGTGGTCGCGGCGTGTCTATTCGCCCCTTCCCGCTGCCCGTGACGACGCCGGCCGCGCGGTAGGGCTGAGGGCCGCCCTTCATGGCCATTTCCACTATCCTGAACTTGTTGATGATCTGCTGGCGCGCCTGTCGGCGAACCAGAGCCGACCGCATCTGATTCTGACATGCGAAACGGAGGCGAAGGCCGAACAACTGCGTTCGGCGCTCGCTGCTTATCAAGGCACGTCGCAAGTTCGGGTCGTGCCGAACCGGGGGCGTGACATTGGCCCGCTGCTTCCGGTGCTCGCTGACGTCATCTCCGGCGGGGAATATGACGTTATCGGTCATGTGCACGGCAAACGTAGCCACTCGACCGACGCCCAGATGGGCGAGCGGTGGCGTGACTTCCTGTTCGAGAATCTGGTGGGTGGGCGCTTCGCCATGGTCGACACGGCGATCGCCGCCTTCGCCGAAGACGCATCGCTCGGCCTGTTGATGGCGGAAGACCCGCATGTAGTCGGCTGGAACGCGAATCTGGACCTTGCTCAGACGCTCGCGCGACGCATGGGCATCGATCAGCCTTTGCCCATGCAGTTCGATTTCCCCCTGGGCACGATGTTCTGGGCGCGCCCAGCGGCACTGAAACCATTGCTCGATCTTCGTCTGACCGTGGACGACTATCCGGAGGAGCCGGCGCCTGACGACGGCACGCTGCTTCATGCGATCGAGCGGCTGATCCCATTTGCCGCTCGCCAGGCTGGACTAAGCGTCGCGGGCCTGCGCGTGGCAAACACCACATGGTAA